The Candidatus Accumulibacter similis genome has a segment encoding these proteins:
- a CDS encoding metallophosphoesterase — MNTIASRRPLTLHGLWLRLKAIAAWLGFGWGHNLRLGDTYRLGSSKVRVPLDSGPIEISLGMNDKRLHLYPEMRLNERGKAVRNGNFIISDPSAHPGRIGGFLRLTPKSWVSLGSADALQQAVFDYPAAVDDEHLVVIHSRDALVFRNLSDAGAAIGPAVVADISAARGSRFRRLRQVLGGPIGLLPPTAALELIQEVNGLMRNDAYRPRSDLGMPGGLLLLPRSVTPILVADMHGQVDNLLTVLSQNAFLDAIEDGSAALVILGDAVHCEVDGHLREMQSSMLLMDLIFRLKLRFPRQVFYVRGNHDSFSEDIAKDGIPQGLLWAKELSDQRGTAYLRAMEEFYRLLPYIVSSDDFVACHAAAPKTTVSLPMLVNIHRHPELILELINNRLRRPNRPQGYSRGDVKRLRRSLHLDKHTPFIVGHTPMDREGTLWLNVDGITNHHVLFSAHPDHVAVFTRVDGVLVPLVYPVDAVSAIINGLEDDDACQVVRRSSRAGRDARRA, encoded by the coding sequence ATGAACACCATTGCCTCGCGTCGACCACTGACTCTGCACGGTCTCTGGTTGCGGTTGAAGGCGATCGCCGCCTGGCTGGGTTTCGGCTGGGGTCACAACCTCAGGCTCGGCGACACCTACCGCCTCGGCAGCAGCAAGGTGCGCGTGCCGCTCGACAGCGGGCCGATCGAGATCAGCCTCGGAATGAACGACAAACGCCTGCATCTCTACCCGGAGATGCGCCTCAACGAGCGTGGCAAGGCGGTTCGCAACGGCAACTTCATCATCAGCGATCCGAGCGCGCATCCCGGCCGGATCGGCGGCTTCCTCCGTCTGACGCCGAAATCGTGGGTGTCGCTGGGTTCGGCGGATGCCCTGCAACAGGCGGTCTTCGACTATCCCGCGGCGGTCGATGACGAGCACCTGGTCGTCATCCACAGCCGCGACGCCCTCGTCTTCCGCAACCTGAGCGATGCCGGGGCGGCGATCGGGCCGGCGGTCGTCGCCGATATCAGCGCGGCGCGCGGCAGTCGCTTCCGGCGCCTGCGCCAGGTTCTCGGTGGGCCGATCGGACTCCTGCCGCCGACCGCTGCGCTGGAACTGATCCAGGAGGTGAACGGGCTGATGCGGAACGACGCGTACCGTCCGCGGAGCGATCTCGGAATGCCCGGCGGCCTGCTGCTGCTGCCCCGATCGGTGACGCCGATCCTCGTTGCCGACATGCACGGCCAGGTCGACAACCTGCTCACCGTGCTGAGCCAGAACGCCTTCCTCGACGCGATCGAGGACGGCAGCGCCGCCCTGGTCATCCTCGGTGACGCGGTCCACTGTGAAGTGGACGGGCACTTGCGCGAGATGCAGAGCTCGATGCTGCTGATGGACCTGATCTTCCGCCTCAAGCTGCGTTTTCCGCGCCAGGTGTTCTACGTTCGCGGCAACCATGATTCGTTTTCCGAGGACATCGCCAAGGATGGCATTCCGCAGGGGCTGTTGTGGGCGAAGGAACTCAGCGACCAGCGCGGTACCGCCTATCTGCGCGCCATGGAGGAGTTCTACCGCCTGCTGCCGTACATCGTTTCTTCCGACGATTTCGTCGCCTGTCACGCGGCCGCGCCGAAGACGACGGTCAGCCTGCCGATGCTGGTGAACATTCACCGCCATCCGGAACTGATCCTCGAACTGATCAACAACCGCCTGCGGCGGCCGAACCGGCCGCAGGGCTACAGCCGCGGCGACGTCAAGCGCCTGCGGCGCTCTTTGCATCTCGACAAGCACACGCCGTTCATCGTCGGTCACACGCCGATGGACCGCGAGGGCACCCTGTGGCTCAACGTCGATGGCATCACCAACCATCACGTGCTGTTCAGCGCCCATCCCGACCATGTCGCAGTGTTCACCCGCGTCGACGGCGTGCTGGTGCCGCTGGTCTACCCGGTCGATGCCGTCAGTGCGATCATCAACGGGCTGGAGGACGACGACGCTTGCCAGGTGGTCAGGAGATCGTCGCGGGCAGGCCGGGACGCCAGGCGCGCGTGA
- a CDS encoding serine/threonine protein phosphatase produces MIMPRGSTEAIASLQIFKGISFPGDIRFRQILVTGPPGAGKSTLIMRLGGWSEEGYLDLGRKHWWRSEILAVRPREIHIGLPFVGLDEAVSVFDAQFLDRDPLPQVDFDRIMLPPRKRFVFTVDWYRRYVFEFLLPPAKLVFERRQIRARHSTHPVDAQLSLAICASQREIFHQLAVFMHAQGFQVYVREGIENPPLRFVEPTSRP; encoded by the coding sequence ATGATCATGCCGCGCGGCAGCACCGAAGCGATCGCGTCGCTGCAGATCTTCAAGGGGATCAGCTTCCCCGGCGATATCCGCTTTCGCCAGATCCTCGTCACCGGACCGCCGGGAGCCGGCAAGAGCACCCTGATCATGCGGCTCGGCGGCTGGTCCGAGGAAGGCTATCTGGACCTCGGCCGCAAGCACTGGTGGCGCTCGGAGATCCTCGCCGTGCGCCCGCGCGAGATCCACATCGGGCTGCCATTCGTCGGCCTGGACGAGGCGGTCTCGGTTTTCGACGCGCAGTTTCTCGATCGTGACCCGTTGCCGCAGGTCGACTTCGACCGCATCATGCTGCCGCCGCGCAAGCGCTTCGTCTTCACGGTCGACTGGTATCGGCGCTACGTGTTCGAGTTCCTCCTGCCGCCGGCCAAGCTCGTCTTCGAGCGCCGCCAGATTCGCGCGCGACACAGCACGCATCCGGTCGACGCCCAGCTCAGCCTGGCGATCTGCGCGTCACAACGCGAGATCTTTCACCAGCTGGCGGTCTTCATGCACGCCCAGGGGTTCCAGGTCTACGTCCGCGAGGGCATCGAGAACCCGCCGCTGCGCTTCGTCGAGCCGACATCCAGGCCATGA
- a CDS encoding inorganic phosphate transporter yields the protein MEIIEQHSTIFYVLAFAFGLYMCWGIGANDVANAMGTSVGSGSITVRQALVLAAIMEFAGAYLAGGAVTATISKGIIDGRLFEPAPHLLVLGMIGALLAAGVWLMIATMRGWPVSVTHSIIGAVCGVGVAALGFEAVNWDKMSEIVASWFVSPLLGGIVAWALTLSIRKLIFNTENPIAQARKWGPMYAFLVGWIVSLVTITTGLRHVNILLSDSEGQALSVAIGVLLAIAARLMMNRIKLDEVDDRNFHYASVERLFIPLMVFTGAAMAFAHGSNDVANGIGPLAAVVQIIETRSVSSQSAVTPFMLFIGGIGIVAGLATYGYRVMATMGHRITELTPTRGYSATIAASFVTVAASGMGLPVSTTHIAVGAVMGVGVARGIGALDLRVIGGILLSWFITVPVGAILAAISFHILRAIFG from the coding sequence ATGGAAATCATCGAGCAGCATTCGACGATCTTCTATGTTCTGGCGTTTGCCTTTGGCCTCTACATGTGTTGGGGCATTGGTGCCAACGACGTCGCCAATGCCATGGGAACGTCGGTCGGTTCCGGATCGATCACCGTCCGGCAGGCGTTGGTCCTGGCCGCCATCATGGAATTCGCCGGCGCCTACCTGGCTGGTGGCGCGGTGACGGCGACGATCTCGAAGGGCATCATCGATGGCAGGCTCTTCGAGCCGGCGCCACATCTGCTGGTGCTGGGCATGATCGGCGCGCTGCTCGCTGCCGGCGTCTGGCTGATGATCGCGACCATGCGGGGCTGGCCGGTATCGGTGACGCATTCGATCATTGGCGCGGTGTGCGGCGTCGGTGTGGCTGCGCTGGGCTTCGAAGCGGTCAACTGGGACAAGATGAGCGAGATCGTCGCCAGCTGGTTCGTTTCGCCGCTGTTGGGTGGTATCGTTGCCTGGGCCTTGACGCTGAGCATCCGCAAGTTGATCTTCAACACCGAGAACCCGATCGCGCAGGCGCGCAAGTGGGGGCCGATGTACGCCTTCCTGGTCGGCTGGATCGTCTCCCTGGTGACGATCACCACCGGGCTCAGGCATGTCAACATCCTTCTCAGCGACTCCGAAGGCCAGGCTCTGTCGGTCGCAATCGGCGTGCTGCTGGCGATCGCTGCCCGACTGATGATGAACCGGATCAAGCTGGATGAGGTGGACGATCGCAACTTCCACTACGCGAGCGTCGAAAGGCTGTTCATTCCGCTGATGGTGTTCACCGGTGCGGCAATGGCCTTCGCCCATGGCTCGAACGATGTCGCCAACGGCATCGGTCCGCTGGCCGCGGTGGTGCAGATCATCGAGACCAGGTCGGTGTCGTCGCAGTCGGCGGTGACCCCGTTCATGCTGTTCATCGGCGGCATCGGGATCGTCGCCGGTCTTGCGACCTATGGCTACAGGGTCATGGCGACGATGGGTCACCGCATCACCGAGCTGACTCCGACACGCGGCTACTCGGCGACGATCGCCGCTTCGTTCGTGACGGTTGCGGCGTCCGGCATGGGATTGCCGGTATCGACGACGCACATCGCGGTGGGCGCCGTGATGGGTGTCGGCGTCGCTCGCGGCATCGGCGCACTCGACCTGCGGGTGATTGGCGGCATCCTCCTCTCGTGGTTCATCACCGTTCCCGTCGGTGCCATCCTCGCCGCGATCAGCTTCCACATTCTGAGGGCCATCTTTGGCTGA
- a CDS encoding TIGR00153 family protein, which yields MLSTNPMAALFGKSPFKPLQQHMRSVIGCVREVPPLFEALIGGDQREVNAQKVRIFTKENEADAIKNELRVHLPRSLLLAVDRRDLLELLAIQDSIADVAQDIAGLLVERRMEVPEGMAEPLTRFVARCVAACEQAHMIIEQLDELLETGFRGREVERVEAMIVELGHMETDTDLMGISLSRALFAQEASIKPVSVMFWYQLIQWLGNLADCAEKVGDRLRVMIAR from the coding sequence ATGTTGTCCACCAACCCGATGGCCGCGCTGTTCGGCAAGTCGCCATTCAAACCGCTGCAGCAGCACATGCGCAGCGTGATCGGCTGTGTGCGTGAGGTGCCGCCGCTGTTCGAAGCGCTGATCGGCGGTGACCAGAGGGAGGTCAATGCACAGAAGGTCCGCATCTTCACCAAGGAGAACGAGGCGGATGCGATCAAGAACGAGCTGCGCGTCCATCTGCCCAGGAGCCTTCTGCTGGCGGTGGACCGGCGCGACCTGCTCGAACTGCTGGCGATACAGGACTCGATTGCCGACGTCGCGCAGGACATCGCCGGCCTGCTCGTCGAGCGGCGGATGGAGGTTCCGGAGGGAATGGCCGAACCGCTGACCCGTTTCGTCGCACGCTGCGTTGCCGCCTGTGAGCAGGCGCACATGATCATCGAGCAGCTGGACGAACTCCTCGAGACGGGTTTCCGCGGCCGCGAGGTCGAGCGGGTCGAGGCGATGATTGTCGAGCTCGGCCACATGGAGACCGACACCGACCTGATGGGGATCTCGCTGTCGCGGGCGCTGTTCGCGCAGGAGGCCAGCATCAAGCCGGTGTCGGTGATGTTCTGGTATCAGCTGATCCAGTGGCTGGGCAACCTCGCCGATTGCGCCGAGAAGGTCGGCGATCGCTTGCGGGTGATGATTGCCCGCTGA
- a CDS encoding universal stress protein has protein sequence MRKALVPVDGSAAAHRAVRHVVTLASIHPSLEAVLLNVQPEVDTWSVRSVLKKEEVEAIEESHGGDILQADREILNAAGIAVTPVVEIGPPAETIARVARESGCDAIIMGTRGLGAVSSVVLGSVSSRVLHLSDLPVTLIK, from the coding sequence ATGCGCAAGGCCCTTGTCCCCGTCGACGGCTCCGCCGCCGCTCACCGCGCCGTCCGGCACGTCGTCACCCTCGCCAGCATTCACCCGTCGCTCGAAGCCGTCCTGCTCAACGTCCAGCCGGAAGTCGACACCTGGAGCGTGCGTAGCGTTCTGAAGAAGGAAGAAGTCGAGGCGATCGAGGAAAGCCATGGTGGCGACATCCTGCAGGCGGATCGCGAAATCCTCAACGCTGCCGGCATTGCCGTCACACCCGTCGTCGAAATCGGTCCGCCGGCTGAAACCATCGCCCGCGTGGCCCGCGAAAGCGGCTGCGACGCGATCATCATGGGAACCCGCGGTCTCGGCGCGGTGTCGAGCGTCGTACTCGGATCGGTCAGCAGCCGGGTTCTCCACCTCAGCGACCTGCCCGTGACGCTGATCAAGTGA
- a CDS encoding DUF47 family protein, with translation MLPKRKEFFDLLAAHSERVEAGANALLRLVSSLGISTQEVAALVEEINMNESSSDKIKADMITLLHKAFVTPLNRDQVYQLTIDIDRIMNTVQDVAMAVSDYNIAEASKASHELAAMTVDACSRLARALASLNDNARSQETMNLCREIERIEEKSVAVMYQAIKALYDAEGDDVAAMRALRMQELYALQEKVLRASKKAAQSLEGILLQTA, from the coding sequence ATGTTACCGAAGCGGAAAGAGTTTTTCGACCTCCTTGCTGCGCACAGCGAGCGGGTCGAGGCAGGTGCCAACGCGCTGCTGCGGCTGGTCAGCAGCCTGGGGATCAGCACGCAGGAAGTTGCTGCGCTGGTCGAGGAAATCAACATGAACGAGTCGAGTTCGGACAAGATCAAGGCCGACATGATCACGCTGCTGCACAAGGCCTTCGTCACGCCGCTCAACCGTGACCAGGTCTACCAGTTGACGATCGACATCGACCGCATCATGAACACGGTGCAGGATGTGGCGATGGCGGTCAGCGACTACAACATCGCCGAAGCCAGCAAGGCGTCGCACGAACTGGCGGCGATGACCGTCGATGCCTGCTCGCGGCTGGCACGCGCGCTGGCTTCGCTGAACGACAACGCGCGCAGCCAGGAAACGATGAACCTCTGCCGCGAGATCGAACGCATCGAGGAGAAGTCGGTCGCCGTCATGTACCAGGCGATCAAGGCGCTGTACGACGCGGAGGGCGACGACGTCGCCGCGATGCGCGCGCTGCGCATGCAGGAACTGTATGCACTGCAGGAGAAGGTGCTGCGGGCGAGCAAGAAGGCGGCACAGTCGCTCGAGGGGATCCTGCTGCAAACCGCCTGA
- a CDS encoding inorganic phosphate transporter: protein MEGLTMSIWTLGLLIAVALAFDFMNGFHDGANSISTIVATGALTPKQAVLFAAFFNFAALWVFQLKVAATIGKGTVNPQFVDYYVIFGALIGALAWNIITWYYGIPSSSSHALVGGLVGATVTKSQSGAPIVWEGFGKILAFIIISPLVGMLIGGLLMVLVAWIFKNKSPHQAGKFFKSAQLFAAGAYSLGHGGNDAQKTIGIIWLLMITAGVATKDQSTLPMWVVYSCYFAIAWGTYLGGWRIVKTMGTKITKLNSISGSCASMGGAITLGLATLGGIPVSTTHTITGAIIGVGAANDVKAVRWAITANLFVAWVLTIPASGLIAGLFWWIGTKFL, encoded by the coding sequence ATGGAAGGCCTGACTATGAGCATCTGGACGCTCGGGCTGCTGATTGCAGTAGCCCTGGCGTTCGACTTCATGAACGGGTTTCACGACGGTGCGAACTCGATCTCGACGATCGTCGCCACCGGCGCGCTGACCCCCAAGCAGGCGGTTCTGTTCGCCGCCTTCTTCAACTTCGCCGCGCTCTGGGTATTCCAGCTCAAGGTCGCGGCGACGATCGGCAAGGGCACCGTCAATCCACAGTTCGTCGATTACTACGTCATCTTCGGTGCGCTGATCGGGGCGCTGGCGTGGAACATCATCACCTGGTACTACGGCATCCCGTCGTCGTCGTCGCATGCGCTGGTTGGCGGCCTCGTCGGTGCGACGGTGACCAAGTCGCAGTCCGGGGCGCCGATCGTCTGGGAGGGTTTCGGCAAGATCCTCGCCTTCATCATCATCTCGCCGCTGGTCGGGATGCTGATCGGGGGGTTGCTGATGGTGCTGGTGGCGTGGATCTTCAAGAACAAGTCGCCGCACCAGGCCGGCAAGTTCTTCAAGAGTGCGCAGCTCTTCGCTGCCGGCGCCTACAGCCTCGGTCACGGCGGCAACGACGCGCAGAAGACGATCGGCATCATCTGGCTGCTGATGATCACCGCCGGCGTGGCGACCAAGGATCAGTCGACGCTGCCGATGTGGGTCGTCTATTCGTGCTACTTCGCGATCGCCTGGGGAACCTACCTCGGTGGCTGGCGGATCGTCAAGACGATGGGTACCAAGATCACCAAGCTCAACTCGATCAGCGGTTCGTGTGCCTCGATGGGTGGCGCGATCACGCTCGGGCTGGCGACGCTCGGTGGCATTCCGGTATCGACGACGCACACGATCACCGGCGCGATCATCGGTGTCGGTGCCGCCAACGACGTCAAGGCCGTTCGCTGGGCGATCACCGCCAACCTGTTCGTCGCCTGGGTACTGACGATTCCGGCTTCCGGACTGATCGCCGGTCTCTTCTGGTGGATCGGCACCAAGTTCCTGTAA
- a CDS encoding DUF47 family protein produces the protein MFSSLMPQRKEFFEMLAAHSEQVVAGANATLRLINSLGDGKTDLAALVKEVNDHEQTGDQIKAKVIERLHQSFTTPINRDQIHSLIDDLDMTLNVLQSVANAVGMYNIKQSTVEARELASLSADACMRLNRAVAALADKTRGAETLNLCKEVEEIESKADKVQHKAISALFQEGANVWQTMKLREFYSLQESVLDCCQEAAKMIEEILIENS, from the coding sequence ATGTTTAGTAGTTTGATGCCGCAACGCAAGGAATTCTTCGAGATGCTCGCTGCACACTCCGAGCAGGTGGTCGCCGGGGCCAACGCAACCCTGCGCCTGATCAACAGTCTGGGCGACGGGAAGACCGACCTCGCGGCCCTCGTCAAGGAAGTCAATGATCACGAGCAGACCGGTGACCAGATCAAGGCGAAGGTGATCGAGCGGCTGCATCAGTCGTTCACGACGCCGATCAACCGCGATCAGATCCACTCGCTGATCGACGATCTCGACATGACGCTGAACGTGCTGCAGAGCGTCGCCAACGCCGTCGGCATGTACAACATCAAGCAATCGACGGTCGAGGCGCGCGAACTGGCCTCGCTCAGCGCCGATGCCTGCATGCGCCTGAACCGGGCGGTTGCCGCCCTGGCCGACAAGACCCGCGGTGCCGAAACGCTCAATCTGTGCAAGGAAGTCGAGGAGATCGAGTCGAAGGCCGACAAGGTGCAGCACAAGGCGATCTCCGCGCTGTTCCAGGAGGGGGCCAACGTCTGGCAGACGATGAAGCTGCGCGAGTTCTACTCGCTGCAGGAATCGGTCCTCGACTGCTGCCAGGAAGCGGCGAAGATGATCGAAGAGATCCTGATCGAGAATTCGTGA
- a CDS encoding AAA family ATPase: protein MPSAPGRVIAVVSQKGGAGKTTVAIQLAGGFHAIGSSVLLADLDPQESAFRWAESVSLLDADMQLDVRKMSGLELIKHVAELQQEADYVVLDTPPSIYHPSTLAALAVAHLAIVPAVPSPTDLWSTLAVERLILNRMEQSHRLHGCILPNRVQNTALASDVLELLHEFTLPILDAMLCQRNAYAQSAVIGASVFQLGSGADAAQKEVRKLVSAVLQQLGEHR, encoded by the coding sequence ATGCCATCGGCACCAGGGCGGGTGATCGCCGTCGTCTCGCAAAAGGGCGGAGCGGGCAAGACGACGGTTGCCATACAACTCGCCGGTGGCTTCCACGCCATCGGTTCGTCGGTTCTGCTGGCCGATCTCGATCCGCAGGAAAGCGCCTTCCGCTGGGCGGAGTCGGTATCGCTGCTCGATGCGGATATGCAGCTTGACGTGCGCAAGATGTCGGGCCTGGAACTGATCAAGCATGTTGCCGAGTTGCAGCAGGAGGCCGACTACGTCGTGCTCGACACGCCCCCGTCGATCTACCATCCCTCGACTCTGGCGGCGCTCGCCGTCGCGCACCTGGCGATAGTCCCGGCGGTGCCGAGTCCGACCGACCTGTGGTCCACGCTGGCAGTGGAGCGCCTGATCCTGAATCGGATGGAGCAAAGCCATCGCCTGCACGGCTGCATTCTGCCGAATCGCGTGCAGAACACGGCGCTTGCCAGCGACGTGCTCGAACTGCTGCACGAATTCACCTTGCCGATTCTCGACGCGATGCTCTGCCAGCGCAACGCGTACGCGCAGAGCGCGGTCATCGGCGCCTCGGTCTTCCAGCTCGGATCGGGTGCCGATGCTGCGCAGAAAGAGGTTCGCAAGCTGGTTTCTGCGGTCCTTCAACAACTGGGAGAGCATCGATGA